The Streptomyces sp. NBC_01197 genome window below encodes:
- a CDS encoding DUF6296 family protein yields MNTPDFPDSYELVFEKTGEGSDIVLVRRTTMTGAGGSPVYADGTGIVRAEISQGGEVRMLASGGHQAHVAPLEVHPHRS; encoded by the coding sequence ATGAACACACCTGATTTTCCGGACAGCTACGAACTCGTCTTCGAGAAGACGGGCGAAGGAAGCGACATCGTCCTCGTCCGGCGCACCACGATGACGGGCGCGGGCGGTTCCCCGGTCTACGCCGACGGAACGGGCATCGTGCGCGCGGAGATCAGCCAGGGCGGCGAAGTGCGCATGCTGGCATCAGGAGGCCATCAGGCGCACGTGGCTCCGCTGGAAGTACACCCGCACAGATCCTGA
- a CDS encoding DUF6381 family protein: MSGAGESGRRIQQMRAKAQDLKQAAERTTDPEERRRLKDKASRLDRQSEQESGMAAGDIYPSE; the protein is encoded by the coding sequence ATGAGCGGTGCGGGCGAGAGCGGCAGGCGGATCCAGCAGATGCGTGCCAAGGCGCAGGACCTGAAGCAGGCGGCCGAGCGGACCACCGACCCGGAGGAGCGGCGTCGGCTGAAGGACAAGGCGAGCAGGCTGGACCGGCAGAGCGAGCAGGAGAGCGGCATGGCGGCCGGGGACATCTATCCGTCCGAGTGA